A window of Pseudodesulfovibrio hydrargyri contains these coding sequences:
- a CDS encoding two-component system sensor histidine kinase NtrB, giving the protein MVSTAKTTLEDLMGIEHSKLNFFQELRQSIEKLTASHRESEDQRLEIAAILEGITDVMMVLSENLEIISVNHVFLELFPGINPIGRYCYEVFRHTNYPCHECPAFRSLSTDTVCRETAIFRIGGRNRQFQMVAAPLKNPHLPQHRVLIFKRDVTMEKEYQAKFYQAEKMATTGMLAAGVAHEVNNPLAAVAGFAEGLKRRLPRLENVVDDELYEDFKEYTDTILKECSRCQKIVQTLLTFSRPMVADFTQVSVNRVVKDTIRILQHHFKNHPKLKVSMSLAETLPMIYGDEAQLKQVALNLLTNAVDAIGEEGELCVSTCLHEGGVRMAVSDTGCGIPEKNLDKLFEPFFTTKPVGKGIGIGLATCYHIVQDHGGEITVNSELGTGTCFSVTLPIGKRGRHG; this is encoded by the coding sequence ATGGTGAGCACCGCGAAGACCACACTCGAAGACCTCATGGGCATTGAGCACAGCAAGCTCAACTTTTTCCAGGAACTGCGCCAGAGCATCGAGAAGCTGACCGCCAGCCACCGGGAGTCCGAGGACCAGCGCCTCGAGATCGCGGCCATCCTCGAAGGCATCACCGACGTCATGATGGTCCTCTCCGAGAACCTGGAGATCATCTCGGTCAACCATGTCTTCCTGGAGCTCTTTCCGGGCATCAACCCCATCGGCCGGTACTGCTACGAGGTCTTCCGGCACACCAACTACCCGTGCCACGAATGCCCGGCCTTCCGGTCCCTGAGCACGGACACGGTCTGCCGGGAGACGGCCATCTTCCGCATCGGCGGGCGCAACCGCCAGTTCCAGATGGTCGCGGCCCCCCTGAAGAATCCCCACCTGCCCCAGCACAGGGTGCTGATCTTCAAGCGGGACGTGACCATGGAAAAGGAATACCAGGCCAAGTTCTATCAGGCCGAGAAGATGGCCACCACCGGCATGCTGGCCGCGGGCGTGGCCCACGAGGTCAACAATCCGCTGGCCGCGGTGGCCGGTTTCGCCGAGGGGCTCAAGCGCCGCCTCCCCCGGCTGGAAAACGTCGTGGACGACGAGCTCTACGAGGATTTCAAGGAATACACGGACACCATCCTCAAGGAGTGTTCGCGCTGCCAGAAGATAGTCCAGACCCTGCTGACCTTCAGCCGCCCCATGGTGGCCGACTTCACCCAGGTCAGCGTCAACCGCGTGGTCAAGGACACCATCCGCATCCTGCAGCACCATTTCAAAAACCACCCGAAGCTCAAGGTCTCCATGTCCCTGGCCGAGACCCTGCCCATGATCTACGGCGACGAGGCGCAGCTCAAGCAGGTCGCCCTGAACCTGCTGACCAACGCGGTGGACGCCATCGGCGAGGAGGGGGAACTGTGCGTGTCCACCTGTCTCCACGAGGGCGGCGTGCGCATGGCCGTCAGCGACACCGGCTGCGGCATCCCGGAAAAGAACCTGGACAAGCTCTTCGAACCGTTCTTCACCACCAAGCCCGTGGGCAAGGGCATCGGCATCGGCCTGGCCACCTGCTACCACATCGTCCAGGACCACGGCGGGGAGATCACGGTCAACAGCGAGCTCGGCACCGGCACATGTTTCTCGGTCACCCTGCCCATCGGCAAACGAGGCCGCCATGGCTAA
- a CDS encoding iron-containing alcohol dehydrogenase, with amino-acid sequence MLITKFAIPEVIFGNGSIKYLAPCARRLGAKRVLLVSDPGVERAGWVEVVMDLLRKDSIECVYFNEVSSNPRDVQVHKGAELYVENGADVIVGIGGGSPIDAAKGISTIVGNGGRIRDYEGANKIMRPLPPMIFIPSTAGSGSDVSQFCIITDVERQVKMSIISRSLVPNLSIIDPMILMTKSRELIAASAVDALAHAVESYVSRMASPFTEPQSMQAIQLFMENVREAVDSKSPEALKNLSIASTAAGMAFSNAGLGIAHSLAHSIGGRFDVLHGMVHPVLLPSVMRFNLMSRPKKLARVGFQITGVQCRSEEKQAMKGIEYLEQLFLDLGATCRLNDILPDDSELELLCHKALPDACTLTNPREATCKDLMSICEAAW; translated from the coding sequence ATGCTCATCACAAAATTCGCCATTCCGGAAGTCATCTTCGGCAACGGCAGCATAAAGTACCTTGCGCCCTGCGCCCGGCGCCTGGGGGCCAAGCGCGTCCTGCTGGTCAGCGACCCCGGTGTCGAACGGGCGGGCTGGGTCGAGGTCGTCATGGATCTCCTGCGCAAGGACTCCATCGAGTGCGTCTATTTCAACGAGGTCAGTTCCAATCCCCGCGACGTGCAGGTCCACAAGGGGGCCGAACTGTACGTGGAGAACGGCGCGGACGTCATCGTCGGCATCGGCGGGGGCAGCCCCATCGACGCTGCCAAGGGCATCTCCACCATCGTGGGCAACGGCGGGCGGATCAGGGACTACGAGGGCGCCAACAAGATCATGCGCCCCCTGCCGCCCATGATCTTCATTCCCTCCACTGCGGGCAGCGGGTCGGACGTCTCCCAGTTCTGCATCATCACCGACGTGGAGCGCCAGGTGAAGATGTCCATCATCAGCCGTTCGCTGGTGCCCAACCTGTCCATCATCGACCCCATGATCCTGATGACCAAGAGTCGGGAACTGATCGCCGCGTCTGCCGTGGACGCCCTGGCCCACGCCGTGGAGTCCTACGTCTCCCGGATGGCCTCGCCGTTCACCGAGCCCCAGTCCATGCAGGCCATCCAGCTGTTCATGGAAAACGTCCGCGAGGCGGTGGACTCCAAGTCCCCGGAGGCGCTCAAGAACCTGAGCATCGCCAGCACGGCCGCGGGCATGGCCTTCAGCAACGCGGGCCTGGGCATCGCCCACTCCCTGGCCCACTCCATCGGCGGGCGGTTCGACGTCCTGCACGGCATGGTCCACCCCGTGCTGCTCCCCTCGGTCATGCGCTTCAACCTCATGTCCCGGCCCAAGAAGCTGGCCCGCGTGGGCTTCCAGATAACCGGCGTGCAGTGCCGGTCCGAGGAAAAGCAGGCCATGAAGGGCATCGAGTACCTGGAACAGCTGTTCCTGGACCTGGGGGCCACCTGCCGCCTGAACGACATCCTGCCCGACGACAGCGAACTGGAACTGCTCTGCCACAAGGCCCTGCCCGACGCCTGCACCCTGACCAACCCCCGGGAGGCGACCTGCAAGGACCTGATGAGCATATGCGAGGCCGCATGGTGA
- a CDS encoding molybdopterin-containing oxidoreductase family protein: protein MAKATITRSSCRGCHGVCQLLVHQDETGRIVKITGDKDSPTSQGFICPKGARAADTLYHPDRITRPMLREKGRGEAAWRAIEWDEALDLMESHFKRIIDEHGPEYIAIAQGTGRPYTEFTPRFCNALGSPNHVSPAHNCYVPRNICAGMTMGWFPQPDIYGRSGTMPRCVMVFGSNIMESGGEGGYCGKMVTKALDQADKTIIIDPRRIKACEGSDYHLALRPGSECALMLGMLHAVIVNEAYDKDFVENHCFGFDKLQAHIQPFTTRWAQEITGVPAEMIEEAALTFARTGPSALIWGNGIDESVSAFQTARAVYLLLALCGSIDAPGGMVRWVPPANLRPKSHMVDHSVQGAQFLSPEQQKKCISPFPLCPGAHPPTFWQACVDGKPYKPKAIWLIGTNPIMTHTRGDVVQRALRDHMEFVVTSDFFMTPTAAVSDLVLPAAHWLEQEDVVYFHKIWCVLSRKKLAQVGETRDDRAVMLEMAHRLGLDEAFPWKDWDDYLKWILEPSGMTFEEFAEKDILFGDMGYRKYEKEGFKTPSGKFELYSNVMEHMGLDPLPVYTEPPLSPVSTPELLDEYPFILMTGCKIKGFFHSEGRNIPALRKLHPDPMVDMHPEDAAALGLEAGQMVEVATPYGRQRFKLHPDDRLQRGVVHAEHAWWFPEREEPDFDCFTSNANLLFGNEHFDPISGAQPLKCLLCAVQPLSDAVESAA from the coding sequence ATGGCGAAGGCAACGATTACCCGATCCTCGTGCAGGGGCTGTCACGGCGTCTGCCAACTTCTCGTCCACCAGGACGAGACCGGCCGGATCGTCAAGATCACCGGCGACAAGGACAGCCCGACCAGCCAGGGGTTCATCTGCCCCAAGGGCGCGCGGGCGGCCGACACCCTGTACCATCCGGACCGGATCACCCGGCCGATGCTGCGCGAAAAGGGGCGCGGCGAGGCGGCGTGGCGGGCCATAGAATGGGACGAGGCCCTGGACCTGATGGAGAGCCATTTCAAGCGGATCATCGACGAGCACGGTCCGGAATACATCGCCATCGCGCAGGGCACAGGGCGGCCCTACACGGAGTTCACGCCGCGCTTCTGCAACGCGCTCGGCTCCCCGAACCACGTTTCGCCCGCGCACAACTGCTACGTGCCCCGGAACATCTGCGCCGGAATGACCATGGGCTGGTTCCCCCAGCCGGACATCTACGGCCGTTCCGGGACCATGCCGCGCTGCGTCATGGTCTTCGGCAGCAACATCATGGAGTCCGGGGGCGAGGGCGGCTATTGCGGCAAGATGGTCACCAAGGCCCTGGACCAGGCGGACAAGACCATCATCATCGACCCCCGGCGGATCAAGGCCTGCGAGGGCAGCGACTACCACCTGGCGCTTCGGCCCGGTTCGGAGTGCGCGCTCATGCTCGGCATGCTCCACGCGGTCATCGTCAACGAGGCCTACGACAAGGACTTCGTCGAGAATCACTGCTTCGGCTTCGATAAGCTGCAGGCCCATATCCAGCCGTTCACGACCCGGTGGGCGCAGGAGATCACCGGCGTACCCGCCGAAATGATCGAGGAGGCGGCCCTGACCTTTGCCCGGACCGGGCCCTCGGCGCTGATCTGGGGCAACGGCATCGACGAGAGCGTGTCCGCGTTCCAGACCGCCCGGGCCGTGTACCTGCTGCTGGCCCTGTGCGGCAGCATCGACGCGCCCGGCGGCATGGTCCGCTGGGTGCCGCCCGCGAACCTGCGGCCCAAGTCCCACATGGTGGACCACTCGGTCCAGGGCGCGCAGTTCCTCTCCCCGGAGCAGCAGAAGAAGTGCATCAGCCCGTTCCCGCTCTGCCCCGGGGCGCATCCGCCGACCTTCTGGCAGGCCTGCGTGGACGGCAAGCCCTACAAGCCCAAGGCCATCTGGCTGATCGGCACCAACCCGATCATGACCCACACCCGGGGCGACGTGGTCCAGAGGGCCCTGCGCGACCACATGGAGTTCGTGGTCACGTCCGACTTCTTCATGACGCCCACGGCCGCCGTGTCCGACCTGGTCCTCCCGGCCGCCCACTGGCTCGAGCAGGAGGACGTGGTCTACTTCCACAAGATCTGGTGCGTGCTGTCGCGCAAGAAGCTGGCCCAGGTCGGCGAGACGCGCGACGACCGGGCGGTGATGCTCGAGATGGCCCACAGGCTGGGCCTTGACGAGGCCTTCCCCTGGAAGGACTGGGACGACTACCTGAAGTGGATCCTCGAGCCGTCGGGCATGACCTTCGAGGAGTTCGCCGAAAAGGACATCCTGTTCGGCGACATGGGATACCGGAAGTATGAAAAGGAAGGGTTCAAGACCCCCAGCGGCAAGTTCGAACTCTACTCCAACGTCATGGAGCACATGGGGCTGGATCCCCTGCCCGTGTACACGGAGCCGCCCCTGTCCCCGGTCTCCACGCCGGAACTGCTGGACGAGTATCCCTTCATCCTCATGACCGGCTGCAAGATCAAGGGGTTCTTCCACTCCGAAGGGCGCAACATCCCGGCTCTGCGCAAGCTCCACCCCGACCCGATGGTGGACATGCACCCCGAGGACGCCGCGGCGCTCGGCCTCGAGGCCGGGCAGATGGTCGAGGTGGCCACTCCGTACGGCAGACAGCGGTTCAAGCTGCACCCCGACGACCGCCTGCAACGGGGCGTGGTCCATGCCGAGCACGCCTGGTGGTTCCCGGAGCGGGAAGAACCCGACTTCGACTGCTTCACCAGCAACGCCAACCTGCTCTTCGGCAACGAGCACTTCGACCCCATCTCCGGGGCCCAACCCCTGAAGTGCCTGCTCTGCGCGGTGCAGCCGCTGTCGGACGCGGTGGAGAGCGCGGCCTGA
- a CDS encoding TetR/AcrR family transcriptional regulator — translation MTKRESILKAAAKLFADYSYDMVGIRDIAREADVNSAMISYYFGGKSGLHREIFARFVQVVLAVARVHLERAADSLDLCNGTCRALLDVARKNREVFLVGLRSMNRDLEWLKDDQEWLREKSDEYFAGFLARTGRREKMPQTQRLIFDGVMGMLFSDYLLGGGDNINDDESLDKYAETITQILSYGLPSLVE, via the coding sequence ATGACAAAACGGGAAAGCATATTGAAGGCGGCGGCCAAGCTCTTTGCCGACTACTCCTACGACATGGTCGGCATTCGGGACATAGCCAGGGAAGCGGACGTCAACAGCGCGATGATCTCATACTATTTTGGTGGGAAGAGCGGGCTGCACAGGGAGATTTTCGCCCGGTTCGTCCAGGTCGTGCTCGCCGTCGCCCGGGTGCACCTGGAGCGCGCCGCCGACAGCCTTGATCTTTGCAACGGCACGTGCCGGGCCCTTCTGGACGTGGCCCGCAAGAACCGCGAGGTATTTCTGGTCGGGCTGCGTTCGATGAACAGGGACCTCGAGTGGCTCAAGGACGACCAGGAGTGGCTCAGGGAGAAGAGCGACGAGTATTTCGCCGGATTTCTCGCCAGGACCGGGCGCAGGGAAAAGATGCCCCAGACGCAGCGGCTCATATTCGACGGGGTCATGGGGATGCTCTTCTCCGACTACCTCCTCGGCGGCGGCGACAATATTAATGATGATGAATCATTGGATAAGTATGCGGAAACCATAACGCAGATACTGAGCTACGGACTGCCCTCGCTGGTGGAGTAA
- a CDS encoding efflux RND transporter periplasmic adaptor subunit, whose protein sequence is MMKNIVLILALTIFVAGCGDGEKVVKPEAVRPVRVFTTDGTVQLDSRTYPGKVKASKEATLAFRLSGEVVELKVNEGDFVRKGQLIAMLDQRDYRAAVADYEAQLVGARSTLREAKLNIQRNSTLLQEKIVSQSTFDTAQSNYETSRARVLSLEQTLRRAKLNLLYTELTAPFDGVVARRYISNHEFVQAQESIVDLEDISSLDIVVDVPENVWVRAFSEGDKEKSSNIASFESLPGKTFPLRLKEYQTNSDPGTQTYKVTLTIDDAEESGVYPGMTAEISGVMQGPGADTSVSVPFHAIVGDAKGEKYVWILNKDNTVSKREVVLGRISDLGMALVTSGLTPGETLVSAGVNYLHEGQKVETLKGRIGGRQ, encoded by the coding sequence ATGATGAAAAATATTGTTTTGATATTGGCGTTGACCATCTTTGTGGCCGGTTGCGGAGACGGCGAGAAGGTCGTCAAGCCCGAGGCGGTGCGCCCTGTGCGGGTGTTCACCACGGACGGGACCGTCCAATTGGATTCACGGACCTACCCCGGCAAGGTGAAGGCCTCCAAGGAGGCGACCCTAGCCTTTCGCCTGTCCGGCGAAGTGGTGGAATTGAAGGTCAACGAGGGCGATTTCGTGCGCAAGGGCCAGCTGATCGCCATGCTGGACCAGCGGGACTACCGCGCCGCCGTGGCGGACTACGAGGCGCAATTGGTCGGCGCCCGGTCCACCCTGCGGGAGGCCAAGCTCAACATCCAGCGCAACAGCACCCTTCTTCAGGAAAAGATTGTCTCCCAGAGCACCTTCGATACGGCGCAAAGCAACTACGAGACCAGCCGGGCCAGAGTGCTTTCCCTGGAGCAGACCTTGCGCCGGGCGAAATTGAACCTTCTTTACACGGAATTGACCGCCCCCTTTGATGGGGTCGTCGCCAGAAGGTACATTTCGAACCATGAATTCGTTCAGGCCCAGGAGTCCATCGTCGATCTGGAAGACATCTCCTCCCTGGACATCGTCGTGGACGTGCCCGAAAACGTGTGGGTCCGGGCGTTCAGCGAAGGGGATAAGGAAAAATCCAGCAATATCGCAAGTTTCGAGTCTCTTCCCGGCAAAACGTTTCCGCTCCGTCTCAAGGAGTACCAGACCAACTCCGACCCCGGCACCCAGACCTACAAGGTGACCCTGACCATTGACGACGCGGAGGAATCCGGCGTGTATCCCGGCATGACAGCGGAGATCAGCGGGGTGATGCAGGGGCCGGGCGCGGACACCTCCGTCAGCGTCCCGTTTCACGCTATCGTCGGGGACGCCAAAGGGGAGAAGTACGTCTGGATCCTGAACAAGGACAACACGGTCAGCAAGCGCGAAGTGGTTCTGGGGCGGATTTCCGATCTGGGCATGGCCCTGGTGACTTCGGGGCTCACTCCCGGGGAGACCCTGGTGTCGGCCGGCGTGAACTATCTGCATGAAGGGCAGAAGGTGGAGACCCTGAAAGGGCGCATCGGAGGCCGTCAATGA